One Synechococcus sp. MU1617 genomic region harbors:
- a CDS encoding GIY-YIG nuclease family protein, translated as MQGDLFSTGALAFSNGPDLPLQREQLLAWQERLHAHQAPLFRGESAGATQGDLFGSDPDDAAAAIDPLALTPLAMSFWRWPEPSHRGAAIYLVMDRPTQLEHPLLLYVGETLAAERRWKGDHDCKAYLAAYGEALQRCELSAQLSIRFSCDVPRATRARRALEQQLIQRWWPPFNKETRQRWATPFTAEL; from the coding sequence ATGCAGGGGGATCTGTTCTCCACCGGCGCACTGGCCTTCAGCAACGGGCCTGACCTGCCCCTGCAACGGGAGCAGCTGCTCGCGTGGCAGGAGCGTCTGCATGCCCATCAGGCGCCGCTGTTCCGGGGGGAGAGCGCGGGAGCAACCCAGGGGGATCTATTCGGTTCCGACCCCGATGACGCTGCTGCGGCCATCGATCCGCTGGCCCTCACACCCCTGGCGATGAGTTTCTGGCGCTGGCCGGAACCCTCCCACCGCGGAGCAGCGATCTACCTGGTGATGGACAGGCCAACACAGCTGGAGCACCCGCTTCTGCTTTATGTGGGCGAAACCCTGGCCGCCGAGCGCCGCTGGAAAGGCGATCACGACTGCAAGGCCTACCTCGCTGCCTACGGCGAAGCCCTGCAGCGCTGTGAGCTCAGCGCTCAGCTGAGCATCCGCTTCAGCTGCGATGTGCCCCGGGCCACCCGGGCCCGGCGAGCCTTGGAACAACAGCTGATCCAACGCTGGTGGCCGCCTTTCAACAAGGAAACCCGCCAACGCTGGGCCACCCCCTTCACCGCAGAGCTCTAA
- the pyrF gene encoding orotidine-5'-phosphate decarboxylase, which yields MENLHPADRIIVALDGMAPEQALRFAAQVKGLRWVKVGLELFVQAGPVVVEQLRAQGLRVFLDLKFHDIPATMAGACRRAAALGAELITVHACAGSEALQAAEAAAVEGAQGAGQPAPTLLAVTVLTSWEEQRLQRELAITQAIAERVPALAQLSAISGIGGCVCSPLEAAALRAQHPEPFALVTPGIRPKGAAFGDQARVMGPAEAIAAGASQLVIGRPITKADNPSVAFAQCCAELID from the coding sequence ATGGAGAACCTGCATCCTGCCGATCGGATCATCGTGGCGCTCGATGGCATGGCACCCGAGCAGGCACTGCGCTTTGCCGCTCAGGTGAAGGGGCTGCGCTGGGTGAAGGTGGGCCTGGAGCTGTTTGTGCAGGCTGGGCCGGTGGTGGTGGAGCAACTGCGCGCGCAGGGGCTGCGGGTGTTCCTTGATCTCAAATTTCACGACATCCCCGCCACCATGGCTGGAGCCTGCCGGCGGGCAGCGGCGCTGGGGGCGGAGTTGATCACGGTGCATGCCTGCGCTGGCAGCGAAGCGCTGCAGGCAGCCGAGGCCGCGGCGGTGGAAGGGGCCCAAGGCGCTGGCCAACCCGCCCCCACCCTGTTGGCGGTGACGGTGCTCACCAGCTGGGAAGAGCAGCGATTGCAACGGGAACTCGCCATCACCCAGGCCATCGCCGAACGGGTGCCGGCGTTGGCGCAGCTGTCGGCAATCTCCGGCATTGGTGGTTGTGTGTGTTCTCCCCTGGAGGCCGCGGCGTTGCGGGCGCAGCACCCCGAGCCGTTTGCCTTGGTGACTCCTGGCATTCGCCCTAAAGGCGCTGCCTTTGGTGATCAGGCCCGGGTGATGGGTCCCGCCGAGGCGATTGCAGCGGGCGCCAGCCAGCTGGTGATCGGCCGGCCGATCACCAAAGCCGACAACCCCAGCGTTGCTTTTGCCCAGTGCTGCGCTGAGCTGATCGATTAG
- a CDS encoding response regulator transcription factor — MRELPQRHRPLLEGRRIVVASADRVLISGLVHSLAGIGSLVGAASTEAEALACLSSTAADLLICSDQLERGHGPSLVAAAKARQPSLRCLMLIQRPLLSTIHAAAKAQCEGLCSHERIGNGGLLSVLRAMESDGSHMDPVIAGVANHGRGSGNIDHPLSDVLSLREEDVLRGLCKGLSNQEIADQLHLSIETTKHCVTALLRKLNAKSRTQAVLIAFQRNLVDPPLPIPRWTPSP; from the coding sequence ATGCGTGAGCTTCCTCAACGCCACCGGCCCTTGTTGGAGGGGCGTCGCATCGTGGTCGCCTCCGCCGATCGCGTTTTGATCAGCGGCCTGGTTCATAGCCTCGCTGGCATTGGCTCCCTGGTGGGGGCCGCTAGCACCGAAGCGGAAGCCCTCGCCTGCCTCAGCAGCACGGCCGCTGATCTACTGATCTGCAGCGATCAGCTCGAGCGCGGTCATGGCCCCTCCCTGGTAGCAGCCGCCAAGGCACGCCAACCCTCCCTGCGGTGCCTGATGTTGATTCAGCGCCCGTTGCTGAGCACAATTCACGCCGCAGCCAAGGCGCAATGCGAGGGGCTCTGCAGCCATGAGCGGATCGGCAACGGCGGCCTGCTCAGCGTTCTACGCGCCATGGAGAGCGATGGCAGCCACATGGATCCGGTGATTGCCGGGGTGGCCAACCACGGCCGCGGTTCAGGAAACATCGACCATCCCCTCAGCGACGTGCTGAGCCTGCGGGAAGAAGACGTGCTGCGCGGTCTTTGCAAGGGCCTCAGCAATCAGGAGATTGCCGATCAGCTGCACCTCTCGATTGAAACCACCAAGCACTGCGTCACAGCACTGCTGCGCAAACTCAATGCCAAAAGCCGCACCCAGGCTGTGCTGATCGCATTTCAGCGCAACCTGGTGGATCCACCGCTGCCGATTCCCCGCTGGACCCCTTCGCCCTGA
- a CDS encoding DUF1825 family protein yields MAFFDSDIVQDEAKRLFSDYQQLMQLGSEYGKFDREGKKKFIETMEQLMGRYRVFMKRFELSEDFQAKLTVEQLRTQLSQFGITPEQMFEQMNSTLERMKAQIEEPPSS; encoded by the coding sequence ATGGCCTTCTTCGATTCCGACATTGTTCAGGACGAAGCCAAGCGCCTGTTCAGCGACTACCAGCAGCTGATGCAGCTGGGCAGTGAGTACGGAAAGTTCGATCGAGAGGGCAAGAAGAAATTCATCGAGACGATGGAGCAGCTGATGGGCCGCTACCGCGTGTTCATGAAGCGCTTCGAGCTCTCGGAGGATTTCCAGGCCAAGTTGACTGTGGAGCAGCTGCGCACCCAGCTCAGCCAGTTCGGCATCACCCCCGAGCAGATGTTCGAGCAGATGAACTCCACCCTCGAGCGGATGAAAGCTCAGATCGAGGAGCCCCCCTCCAGCTGA
- a CDS encoding tetratricopeptide repeat protein, with amino-acid sequence MLIANTSQAALVVERARWLLCPLPKVASTLLKRLAVIADGGEPFEGAALGETRPALAIHQPWVHGLPALAQLSLVDQKQWRDDPHALRLAVTRHPGERLLSFWHDKLHLMDPAYAPLNASVQASNGLAPEEACSFVAFLNHLGEHWELLRGDGHLTPQHQTLADAELFNLRLDRNQLVQELPRCLEPLLAADRLDRINQELKTYGQQCQQHLSRRWQDAYNKDGLALLDRLYGQDLEAYGYSLPRRRRAALKPLAPVDGDALVDPLQQLRDRHQQIAGLQQQVIELQQQLAMAQQSLAQPPLPTLTPPTGTWTDHNAPEAGLAHLYEALAQDRFQEVLDQIAALEGHSHPGEVAYIEGLGHAGVGCHQLALSCFEAAQAAGFFTPFVLFNGGNACRALGNTSEGLRLYREALEVHPSFSECRHNLALALLEAGQPMEAERELRLLLRDQPSYAQAAFCLANLLRDHKRIPEAIEAFRLCLEHAPSYPDAWNNLGLVQAGIGEIDAAMASYRQALSLDAGFQPSRQNLAQALVQQKRHSEALEQFECLRQTADLSVMGQAVGLQGQIACLMELDRYGDGLAIADGCHGDRRVQLIARLHVLPVLYASDEEMREVRQRWSDDAHELYGLLKDISREDPVWDLLYAHAWSLTNFYLAYQMEDDRSLQELYSGIIDRILRPRLGAFMQPLPQRNPADSSPLRVGVISPHLHNHNGAIWALGWLEGIAGNPDYEIFSYNLADSEDSGTQRFAALGTYRHLPLQAENPEPMLQQIRDDKLDLLIYTDIGMHPVSKVTSVLQLAPVQGQGWGHPISSGSRTIHYYFSGEGMEPEGNEAHYSETLYRLPNTGLNYEVPAALHDGQLLFETFDLPRDRPILNSLQSTFKYVPRNDWTYAEIAKRHPDAFIVLVGHMGNGGIADRLYARLRPHFEQRGMEIENHLRILPRLDYGDFMGLFAISHHTIDTIDWNGGNSSMQSFSLDCPVVTLPTAFMRGRHTVAMLELLELPELIARDADDYVAISSRLLSDDGFHAEIMQKIQQRKSRLFQDTSVAEAFQVAVETVCRQAPAVGQQPAGVMPLPTRLSDQASSAA; translated from the coding sequence GTGTTGATTGCAAACACGTCGCAGGCAGCATTGGTAGTGGAGCGTGCCCGCTGGTTGCTCTGTCCCCTCCCCAAGGTGGCTTCAACCCTGCTCAAACGATTGGCGGTCATCGCCGATGGAGGCGAGCCCTTTGAGGGTGCAGCCCTCGGTGAAACCCGGCCGGCTTTGGCGATTCACCAACCTTGGGTTCATGGCCTGCCGGCTCTGGCTCAACTCTCTTTGGTTGATCAGAAGCAGTGGAGAGATGATCCCCATGCCCTTCGCCTGGCGGTGACCCGTCATCCCGGAGAGCGGTTGTTGTCGTTTTGGCACGACAAGCTTCACCTGATGGATCCCGCTTATGCACCGTTGAATGCGTCGGTGCAGGCGTCCAACGGGCTGGCCCCTGAAGAGGCCTGCAGCTTTGTTGCCTTCCTCAACCACCTAGGCGAGCACTGGGAGTTGTTGCGGGGTGATGGCCATCTCACTCCGCAGCATCAGACCCTCGCTGACGCTGAGCTGTTCAACCTGCGCCTGGATCGCAACCAGCTGGTGCAGGAGCTGCCCAGGTGCTTGGAGCCATTGCTGGCGGCCGATCGGCTGGACCGGATCAACCAAGAGTTGAAAACCTACGGCCAGCAATGCCAACAGCACTTGAGTCGTCGCTGGCAGGACGCCTACAACAAAGATGGATTGGCCCTGCTGGATCGGCTGTACGGCCAGGACTTGGAGGCCTATGGCTACAGCCTTCCCCGCCGCCGCCGTGCTGCCTTGAAGCCCTTGGCGCCCGTTGATGGTGATGCCCTGGTGGATCCGCTTCAGCAACTGCGTGATCGCCATCAGCAGATTGCCGGGTTGCAGCAGCAGGTGATCGAGCTTCAGCAACAACTGGCGATGGCTCAGCAGTCCCTGGCCCAACCCCCACTCCCAACGCTGACGCCACCAACGGGAACTTGGACGGATCACAACGCACCGGAGGCGGGGCTGGCGCACCTCTATGAGGCATTGGCCCAGGACCGTTTTCAGGAGGTGCTTGATCAGATTGCCGCCCTGGAGGGGCATTCCCATCCAGGCGAAGTGGCCTACATCGAAGGTCTCGGCCATGCCGGAGTGGGCTGTCATCAGTTGGCCCTGAGTTGCTTTGAGGCTGCTCAAGCCGCTGGCTTTTTCACACCGTTTGTGTTGTTCAACGGTGGCAATGCCTGCCGTGCACTCGGCAATACCTCAGAAGGGCTGCGTCTGTACCGGGAAGCACTGGAGGTGCATCCGAGCTTCAGTGAATGCCGTCACAACCTGGCCCTTGCGCTGTTGGAAGCGGGTCAGCCGATGGAGGCCGAACGCGAATTGCGGCTGTTGCTGCGCGATCAACCCAGTTATGCCCAGGCCGCTTTCTGCTTGGCCAATCTGCTGCGGGATCACAAACGCATCCCAGAGGCGATTGAAGCCTTCCGCCTCTGCCTGGAGCATGCGCCCAGCTACCCCGATGCCTGGAACAACCTTGGGCTGGTGCAGGCCGGTATTGGCGAAATCGATGCCGCCATGGCCAGTTACCGCCAGGCGCTTTCTCTGGATGCCGGGTTCCAGCCCTCCCGCCAGAACCTGGCTCAGGCCCTGGTTCAACAAAAACGCCACAGCGAGGCCCTTGAGCAGTTCGAATGTTTGCGACAGACCGCCGACCTCTCCGTGATGGGGCAAGCGGTGGGCCTGCAGGGCCAGATTGCCTGCCTGATGGAGCTGGATCGCTACGGCGATGGCTTAGCGATTGCTGATGGCTGCCATGGGGATCGCCGGGTGCAACTGATTGCACGGCTGCATGTTTTGCCTGTGCTTTACGCCTCTGACGAGGAGATGCGGGAGGTACGGCAACGCTGGAGTGACGATGCCCATGAGCTCTACGGTTTGCTGAAGGACATCAGCCGTGAGGATCCCGTCTGGGACCTGCTCTATGCCCATGCCTGGTCGCTCACCAACTTCTATCTGGCCTATCAGATGGAAGACGACCGCTCCTTGCAGGAGCTGTATTCCGGCATCATCGATCGCATCCTGCGGCCGCGTCTGGGTGCATTCATGCAGCCGCTGCCCCAACGGAACCCTGCTGATAGCAGCCCGCTGCGGGTTGGGGTGATCTCACCGCACCTGCACAACCACAACGGCGCCATCTGGGCGCTCGGCTGGCTGGAGGGCATCGCCGGTAATCCCGATTACGAGATCTTCAGCTACAACCTCGCCGACAGTGAAGATTCGGGGACCCAGCGCTTTGCCGCACTGGGCACGTACCGCCATCTTCCGCTGCAGGCCGAGAACCCGGAGCCGATGCTGCAGCAGATCCGAGACGACAAGCTCGATCTGCTGATTTACACCGACATCGGCATGCACCCCGTCAGCAAGGTCACCTCGGTGCTGCAATTGGCTCCGGTGCAGGGCCAAGGCTGGGGGCATCCGATCAGCAGCGGTTCTCGCACCATCCACTACTACTTTTCGGGCGAGGGGATGGAACCGGAGGGCAACGAGGCCCACTACAGCGAAACGCTCTATCGGCTTCCCAACACTGGGCTCAATTACGAGGTGCCGGCGGCCCTTCATGACGGCCAGCTGTTGTTTGAGACCTTCGACCTTCCCCGAGACCGGCCGATCCTCAACTCGTTGCAGAGCACCTTCAAGTACGTGCCTCGCAATGACTGGACGTACGCCGAGATCGCCAAGCGCCATCCCGATGCCTTCATCGTGCTGGTGGGTCACATGGGCAATGGTGGTATTGCCGATCGCCTTTATGCGCGCCTACGCCCCCACTTTGAGCAGCGAGGCATGGAGATTGAAAACCACCTGCGCATCCTGCCGCGGCTCGACTATGGCGACTTCATGGGCCTGTTTGCCATCAGCCACCACACCATCGACACGATCGACTGGAACGGCGGCAACAGCTCGATGCAGTCGTTCTCGCTCGACTGTCCTGTGGTCACCCTTCCCACCGCCTTCATGCGTGGGCGACACACGGTGGCGATGTTGGAGCTGCTGGAGTTGCCGGAGCTGATCGCCAGGGATGCCGATGACTACGTCGCCATCTCCTCACGCCTGCTCAGTGATGACGGCTTCCATGCGGAGATCATGCAAAAAATTCAGCAGCGCAAATCTCGGCTGTTCCAGGACACGAGTGTGGCGGAGGCGTTTCAGGTGGCGGTTGAAACGGTGTGCCGTCAGGCCCCAGCAGTGGGGCAGCAACCTGCTGGGGTCATGCCCCTGCCAACCAGACTTTCGGATCAGGCTTCTTCTGCCGCATGA
- the tyrS gene encoding tyrosine--tRNA ligase: MSDSTPSLPDWLSRGMADLFPAGDPSDADQALAARLAQAEKEGRPLRVKLGIDPTGSNIHLGHSILFRKLRAFQDAGHTAVLIIGDFTARIGDPTGKSATRVQLSKEQVAANASTYLRQLGQDQPKETALLDFETPGRLEVRYNSEWLEGMDLPAVIGLLGTGTVGQMLAKDDFSKRYGSGTPIALHEFLYPLLQGYDSVAVNADVELGGTDQKFNVAMGRDLQRHFDKGTQFGLLLPILVGLDGVQKMSKSLGNVVGLEEDPLSMYSKLEKVGDGAIDDYVTLLTNLDLSSLPENPREKQKAMALAVTASRHGPEAASKAQSDAATLVGGSGDAGADVPEASLAEVNFPAKAFYLLSAVGICASSSEARRQIKGGAARLEGEKITDPNHEFASAAELEGKVLQLGKKTFRRLVA; the protein is encoded by the coding sequence ATGTCGGACTCCACCCCGTCGTTGCCGGATTGGCTGTCCCGGGGCATGGCCGACCTGTTCCCGGCCGGGGATCCCAGTGATGCGGATCAGGCCCTGGCGGCCCGATTGGCCCAGGCCGAAAAGGAGGGTCGGCCGCTGCGGGTGAAGCTGGGCATCGACCCCACTGGCAGCAACATTCATCTGGGCCACAGCATCCTGTTCCGCAAGTTGCGGGCCTTCCAGGACGCGGGCCACACGGCGGTGCTGATCATCGGTGACTTCACGGCGCGGATCGGGGATCCCACCGGCAAGAGCGCCACGCGGGTGCAGCTCAGCAAAGAGCAGGTGGCCGCTAACGCCTCCACCTACCTGCGCCAGTTGGGGCAGGACCAGCCCAAGGAAACGGCGCTGCTCGATTTCGAGACCCCTGGCCGGTTGGAGGTGCGTTACAACTCCGAGTGGTTGGAGGGTATGGACCTGCCGGCAGTGATCGGCTTGCTCGGCACCGGCACTGTGGGCCAGATGCTGGCCAAGGACGACTTCTCCAAGCGCTACGGCAGCGGCACTCCGATTGCCCTGCATGAATTCCTCTATCCGCTGCTGCAGGGCTACGACTCGGTGGCGGTGAACGCTGATGTGGAGCTGGGCGGCACGGATCAGAAGTTCAACGTCGCCATGGGCCGTGATCTGCAGCGCCATTTCGATAAGGGCACCCAGTTCGGCCTACTGCTGCCGATCCTGGTGGGTCTCGACGGGGTGCAGAAGATGAGCAAGAGCCTCGGCAACGTGGTGGGCCTGGAGGAAGACCCGCTTTCGATGTACTCCAAGCTGGAGAAGGTTGGCGATGGGGCGATCGATGACTACGTCACGTTGCTGACCAACCTTGATCTGTCCTCATTACCGGAAAATCCGCGCGAAAAGCAGAAGGCCATGGCCCTGGCGGTGACCGCCAGCCGTCATGGTCCGGAGGCTGCCTCCAAGGCCCAGAGCGATGCCGCCACCCTGGTGGGAGGAAGCGGTGATGCCGGCGCGGATGTGCCCGAGGCCTCCCTGGCAGAGGTGAACTTTCCGGCCAAGGCGTTCTATCTGCTTAGTGCCGTGGGGATTTGCGCCAGCAGCAGTGAGGCCCGCCGCCAGATCAAGGGCGGTGCGGCTCGTTTGGAAGGTGAAAAGATCACCGACCCCAACCATGAGTTCGCCTCAGCGGCGGAACTGGAGGGCAAGGTGTTGCAGCTGGGTAAGAAAACTTTTCGGAGGCTTGTTGCTTGA
- a CDS encoding autotransporter outer membrane beta-barrel domain-containing protein yields MIIPPCFGPCAQFPPAPPYRQFAEEAAPEPTPAQGPEPALEPAEPIRPLWMKSDSLDPGVGEVYLERTLQAQANAVVLDADADTVFIEVEGVRYREIINPHGLLFTNEVNKPAVNAWVRGFGGVSSNGAAGHRTADFDNGGAQLGVDIPLSDTTRIGLFGTYAVMNGRDGGRGSWDADGWGGGAYAEYWSQSLVLRGMISAGGYDGEHRRSINGETAKGNRSGNSWTGVVSVATPLESGDWLIEPQAQISYTNTSLDKFSEHGADREDRLKYHAMEVDQMGSEISLKFGRPIRDGERSLFLPSLRLGWAADWGTSGGDQKVTYRESGKSKRWDVNGGDDHAALIELGLDYTTYNVNGTSVGVYARGGALVWGSDRGTSWQVQGGLSFKF; encoded by the coding sequence GTGATCATTCCCCCGTGCTTTGGGCCCTGCGCCCAGTTCCCGCCAGCTCCCCCCTACCGGCAATTCGCGGAGGAAGCAGCACCCGAACCCACTCCTGCGCAAGGGCCTGAACCAGCGCTGGAACCAGCCGAACCGATCCGTCCGCTCTGGATGAAGAGCGATTCACTCGATCCCGGTGTTGGTGAGGTCTATCTGGAACGAACGCTTCAGGCACAGGCCAATGCTGTGGTTCTCGATGCCGACGCCGACACGGTCTTCATCGAGGTTGAAGGGGTTCGCTATCGCGAAATCATCAATCCGCATGGCCTGCTATTCACCAATGAGGTGAACAAGCCCGCCGTGAATGCCTGGGTGCGCGGTTTCGGCGGCGTTAGCAGCAACGGCGCTGCGGGTCATCGCACCGCCGACTTCGACAACGGCGGAGCCCAACTCGGTGTCGACATCCCCTTGAGCGACACAACCCGGATCGGCCTGTTCGGCACCTATGCGGTGATGAACGGCCGTGATGGTGGTCGCGGCAGCTGGGATGCCGATGGCTGGGGCGGTGGTGCCTATGCCGAGTACTGGAGCCAATCCTTGGTGCTGCGGGGCATGATCAGCGCCGGTGGCTACGACGGTGAACATCGCCGCTCCATCAACGGCGAAACCGCCAAGGGCAACCGCAGCGGCAACTCCTGGACCGGCGTCGTCAGTGTGGCGACCCCTCTGGAGAGCGGCGACTGGTTGATCGAGCCGCAGGCCCAGATCAGCTACACCAACACCAGCCTCGACAAGTTCAGCGAGCACGGTGCCGACCGTGAGGATCGGCTCAAGTACCACGCCATGGAGGTGGATCAGATGGGCAGTGAGATCTCACTGAAATTCGGTCGTCCGATCCGGGATGGCGAACGCTCACTGTTCCTACCGTCCTTGCGCCTGGGCTGGGCCGCTGACTGGGGCACCAGCGGCGGCGATCAGAAGGTGACCTACCGCGAATCCGGCAAGTCCAAGCGCTGGGACGTGAACGGAGGCGATGACCATGCCGCCCTGATCGAACTCGGCCTCGACTACACCACATACAACGTCAACGGCACATCGGTGGGCGTTTATGCCCGCGGCGGTGCGCTGGTTTGGGGTAGTGACCGCGGCACCAGCTGGCAGGTGCAGGGCGGCCTCAGCTTCAAATTCTGA